A single Deltaproteobacteria bacterium DNA region contains:
- a CDS encoding Hsp70 family protein — protein sequence MIGIDFGTSTTEVAVVVDGQPVLLPGPREDRVIPSIVAYPPAGRTIVGSEAEARWRIDLENTIHSVKRIVGRRWFDQEVAEFRSTCGYALERGQNHEILIDCRGGKLTPTTVATTLLERILGTMNLPVDVPVTLGVPPSFGSDQRLALVEIANAAGLERVTTMDEPYLAVLPYLRREEQQKKVAVFDLGGGTFDLAVLDVRGRVHRLLACDGDPYLGGNDIDLGMADWVRSQVLVQKHWDLRSRPESWTALIGVCREAKKRLSVLPQTTISLGLVDPVVADVTVPISRHDLNPTLHEAMGRCFAICDHVLREAGLRASDIDEVVLAGGSTYLPQVREAVATYFGAPPRSELPADHLVAMGAALASAARDSRGR from the coding sequence GTGATCGGCATCGACTTCGGAACCAGCACCACGGAGGTCGCCGTCGTCGTCGACGGCCAGCCGGTGCTGCTGCCCGGCCCCCGGGAGGACCGCGTGATCCCCTCGATCGTGGCCTACCCCCCGGCGGGCAGGACCATCGTCGGCAGCGAGGCCGAGGCCCGCTGGAGGATCGACCTCGAGAACACCATCCACTCGGTCAAGCGCATCGTCGGCCGCCGCTGGTTCGACCAGGAGGTCGCCGAGTTCCGGTCGACCTGCGGCTACGCCCTCGAACGGGGGCAGAACCACGAGATCCTCATCGACTGCCGGGGCGGGAAGCTCACCCCGACGACGGTGGCCACCACCCTCCTCGAGCGCATCCTCGGCACGATGAACCTGCCGGTGGACGTGCCCGTCACCCTCGGCGTGCCGCCCTCCTTCGGCTCCGACCAGCGCCTGGCCCTGGTGGAGATCGCCAACGCCGCCGGCCTGGAGCGGGTGACCACCATGGACGAGCCCTACCTGGCCGTCCTCCCCTACCTGCGCCGGGAGGAGCAGCAGAAGAAGGTCGCGGTCTTCGACCTCGGCGGCGGCACCTTCGACCTCGCCGTCCTCGATGTCCGCGGCCGGGTGCACCGCCTGCTGGCCTGTGACGGAGATCCCTACCTCGGCGGCAACGACATCGATCTGGGGATGGCCGACTGGGTCCGCAGCCAGGTGCTGGTGCAGAAGCACTGGGATCTGCGCTCCCGCCCGGAGAGCTGGACCGCCCTGATCGGGGTCTGCCGGGAGGCCAAGAAGCGCCTCTCCGTGCTGCCGCAGACCACGATCTCCCTGGGGCTGGTGGACCCGGTGGTGGCCGACGTGACCGTCCCCATCTCCCGGCACGACCTCAACCCCACCCTGCACGAGGCCATGGGGCGCTGCTTCGCGATCTGCGACCACGTGCTGCGCGAGGCGGGCCTGCGGGCCAGCGACATCGACGAGGTGGTGCTGGCCGGCGGGTCCACCTACCTGCCGCAGGTGCGGGAGGCGGTGGCGACCTACTTCGGAGCGCCGCCCCGCAGCGAGCTACCCGCCGACCACCTGGTCGCGATGGGCGCCGCGCTGGCCTCCGCCGCGCGCGACTCGAGGGGACGCTAG
- a CDS encoding YbjQ family protein, which translates to MIITNVEEVPGRSITEHLGIVTGSTVRAKHIGRDIMAGLKNLVGGELVGYTELLQEARVEALERMKAEALSLGAHAVINVRFSTSSVAQGAAELFAYGTAVKLADG; encoded by the coding sequence ATGATCATCACCAACGTGGAAGAGGTCCCCGGCCGCTCGATCACCGAGCACCTGGGAATCGTCACCGGCAGCACCGTCCGGGCCAAGCACATCGGGCGGGACATCATGGCCGGCCTCAAGAACCTCGTCGGGGGTGAGCTCGTGGGCTACACCGAGCTGCTCCAGGAGGCCCGCGTCGAGGCGCTGGAGCGGATGAAGGCCGAGGCCCTGTCCCTCGGCGCCCACGCCGTCATCAACGTGCGCTTCTCGACCTCCTCGGTGGCGCAGGGGGCCGCCGAGCTCTTCGCCTACGGCACGGCCGTGAAGCTGGCGGACGGCTGA
- a CDS encoding YchJ family protein, with product MNCPCGSGQPLADCCKPYIKGKKKPPTPEAVMRARYTAYATNETQYILTSNAPETSEDVDLEATKQWAKKAEWEGFEIVDSQMDEGGERAELEFIARYSIDGQSMTHHELSTFVKLEDGWYFLDGDAVKPKPIRREGPKIGRNDPCPCGSGKKYKKCCAA from the coding sequence GTGAATTGCCCCTGTGGGTCCGGACAACCCCTGGCCGATTGCTGCAAGCCCTACATCAAGGGAAAGAAGAAGCCCCCGACGCCCGAGGCGGTGATGCGGGCGCGCTACACGGCCTACGCGACCAACGAGACCCAGTACATCCTGACGAGCAACGCCCCCGAGACCTCCGAGGACGTGGATCTCGAGGCCACCAAGCAGTGGGCGAAGAAGGCCGAGTGGGAGGGCTTCGAGATCGTCGACAGCCAGATGGACGAGGGCGGCGAGCGCGCCGAGCTCGAGTTCATCGCCCGCTACTCGATCGACGGCCAGAGCATGACCCACCACGAGCTCTCCACCTTCGTGAAGCTCGAGGACGGGTGGTACTTCCTCGACGGCGACGCGGTGAAGCCCAAGCCCATCCGGCGCGAGGGTCCCAAGATCGGCCGGAACGATCCCTGCCCCTGCGGGAGCGGCAAGAAGTACAAGAAGTGCTGCGCGGCCTGA
- a CDS encoding P-loop NTPase, with protein MQPGGSHSNGPDAAASLRARLRTALEPTVWAVGGGKGGVGKTLFSVNLAVAMARRGERVVLVDADLGGANCHTVLGLASPQRCLADFISRKVERLDEVLVPTTIPNLWLASGSRGLEAANPRHVQKLKLLRHVRQLDVDHVLMDLGAGSAFNVLDFFLAADERIVVVAPEPTSIENAYHFLKSAFYRSLRDTAKKGQRKTLIQNLLEERMKRGIRSPRALVAAVTEVDAEAGEVLAERVQRFSAHLVVNQARRAEHQRLGAEMELACQEYFGARITHLATLPREDEVLDAIAERAVVYERSPNADFSRAIRGLAEHLGSREP; from the coding sequence ATGCAACCAGGGGGTAGCCACAGCAACGGCCCGGACGCGGCCGCGAGCCTACGGGCCCGCCTGCGCACGGCCCTCGAGCCCACCGTCTGGGCCGTGGGCGGAGGCAAGGGGGGGGTCGGCAAGACCCTCTTCAGCGTGAACCTCGCGGTGGCGATGGCCCGGCGGGGAGAGCGGGTGGTCCTGGTGGACGCCGATCTGGGGGGGGCGAACTGCCACACCGTCCTGGGGCTCGCGAGCCCGCAGCGCTGCCTGGCCGACTTCATCTCGCGGAAGGTCGAGCGCCTGGACGAGGTGCTGGTACCGACGACCATCCCCAACCTCTGGCTGGCCAGCGGCTCCCGGGGGCTGGAGGCGGCGAACCCCCGGCACGTCCAGAAGCTGAAGCTCCTGCGCCACGTGCGGCAGCTGGACGTCGATCACGTCCTGATGGACCTGGGCGCGGGCTCGGCCTTCAACGTCCTGGACTTCTTCCTGGCCGCCGACGAGCGCATCGTCGTGGTGGCGCCCGAGCCCACCTCGATCGAGAACGCCTACCACTTCCTGAAGTCGGCCTTCTATCGCTCCCTGCGGGACACGGCGAAGAAGGGGCAGCGCAAGACCCTGATCCAGAACCTCCTCGAGGAGCGGATGAAGCGGGGCATCCGCTCGCCCCGGGCCCTGGTCGCGGCGGTGACCGAGGTCGACGCCGAGGCCGGCGAGGTGCTGGCCGAGCGGGTCCAGCGCTTCAGCGCTCACCTCGTGGTGAACCAGGCCCGCCGGGCCGAGCACCAGCGCCTGGGCGCCGAGATGGAGCTGGCCTGCCAGGAGTACTTCGGGGCGCGCATCACCCACCTCGCCACCCTGCCCCGGGAGGACGAGGTCCTCGACGCCATCGCCGAGCGGGCGGTGGTCTACGAGCGCTCCCCCAACGCCGACTTCTCCCGCGCCATCCGGGGCCTGGCCGAGCACCTGGGATCCCGAGAGCCGTGA
- a CDS encoding helix-turn-helix transcriptional regulator, whose translation MSQPTPREEALRLLGLDPETEPDTREIDRAYHGRVAVYREGALASYALMDESERRERLAQVEAAYKLLSEPEREAFSEALPPTSKPPPYDPASPGASLKRVREHLRLTLDDCAGRTRIMRAHLESLEEERWESLPPAAYVRGFALQYAKSLGITEAEALANELVARSKTAD comes from the coding sequence GTGAGCCAGCCCACTCCCCGCGAAGAGGCCCTGCGCCTCCTGGGCCTCGATCCCGAGACCGAGCCGGACACCCGCGAGATCGATCGCGCCTACCACGGGCGGGTCGCGGTCTACCGGGAGGGCGCGCTGGCCAGCTACGCCCTGATGGACGAGAGCGAGCGCCGCGAGCGCCTCGCGCAGGTGGAGGCGGCCTACAAGCTCCTCTCCGAGCCGGAGCGGGAGGCCTTCAGCGAGGCCCTCCCGCCGACCTCGAAGCCCCCGCCCTACGACCCCGCGTCTCCGGGGGCTTCCCTGAAGCGGGTGCGCGAGCACCTGCGCCTGACCCTCGACGACTGCGCCGGCCGCACCCGGATCATGCGGGCCCACCTCGAGTCCCTCGAGGAGGAGCGCTGGGAGAGCCTGCCCCCGGCGGCCTACGTCCGGGGCTTCGCCCTCCAGTACGCCAAGAGCCTGGGCATCACCGAGGCCGAGGCGCTGGCCAACGAGCTGGTGGCCCGCAGCAAGACCGCGGACTGA
- a CDS encoding ATP-dependent 6-phosphofructokinase gives MGSKPLKIALSTGGGDAPGLNAVIRAVVLAADSRSWDVYGIRNGYEGLLDTDEIVRLTPETVFGIHPLGGTILGTTNRGNPFEFPVENMAGEVEVRDLSARVMENFRRLRFDAFIAVGGDGSLGIAQRFGELGMPVIGVPKTIDNDLSGTTVTFGLDTACVTATEALDKLITTARSHERVFVVEAMGRYAGWIALESGIAGGADAILIPEIPYDIQKVADKILDIDVNGKKFAIVVVAEGAKPIGGERVIKGGAEGGRQEVVLGGIAERIARQLAELTKKDTRHLVLGHLQRGGSPTRFDRLLGTRFGAAAIRFIEEGRFGNMVALDPPEVKAVPLTEAISRMKSVPLDGDTIQTARDLSICLGD, from the coding sequence ATGGGAAGCAAGCCCCTTAAGATCGCGCTCTCGACCGGTGGGGGCGACGCCCCCGGCCTCAACGCCGTGATCCGGGCGGTGGTGCTCGCGGCCGACAGCCGCAGCTGGGACGTCTACGGGATCCGCAACGGCTACGAGGGGCTGCTCGACACCGACGAGATCGTGCGGCTCACCCCCGAGACCGTCTTCGGCATCCACCCCCTCGGCGGGACGATCCTGGGCACCACCAACCGGGGCAACCCCTTCGAGTTCCCGGTCGAGAACATGGCCGGCGAGGTCGAGGTCCGCGATCTCTCGGCGAGGGTGATGGAGAACTTCCGGCGGCTGCGCTTCGACGCCTTCATCGCGGTGGGCGGAGACGGCTCCCTCGGCATCGCCCAGCGCTTCGGTGAGCTGGGGATGCCGGTGATCGGCGTGCCCAAGACGATCGACAACGACCTCTCGGGCACGACGGTGACCTTCGGCCTGGACACCGCCTGCGTCACCGCCACCGAGGCCCTCGACAAGCTGATCACCACCGCCCGCTCCCACGAGCGGGTCTTCGTGGTGGAGGCCATGGGCCGCTACGCCGGCTGGATCGCGCTCGAGAGCGGGATCGCCGGCGGGGCCGACGCCATCCTGATCCCCGAGATCCCGTACGACATCCAGAAGGTCGCCGACAAGATCCTGGACATCGACGTCAACGGGAAGAAGTTCGCCATCGTCGTGGTCGCCGAGGGCGCGAAGCCCATCGGTGGCGAGAGGGTGATCAAGGGCGGCGCCGAGGGCGGCCGGCAGGAGGTCGTGCTCGGCGGCATCGCCGAGCGGATCGCCCGGCAGCTCGCGGAGCTGACCAAGAAGGACACCCGCCACCTCGTCCTCGGTCACCTCCAGCGCGGGGGCTCGCCCACCCGCTTCGACCGCCTGCTCGGCACCCGCTTCGGGGCCGCCGCCATCCGCTTCATCGAGGAGGGCCGCTTCGGCAACATGGTCGCCCTCGATCCCCCGGAGGTGAAGGCCGTCCCCCTCACCGAGGCGATCTCGCGGATGAAGAGCGTGCCGCTGGATGGGGATACCATCCAGACCGCGCGCGACCTCTCGATCTGCCTGGGCGACTGA
- a CDS encoding heavy metal-binding domain-containing protein produces MENLIGFLLQVGSFVALLLIGWLVGSAQERRHLRELNVGEVRLRHLPAITLKRLPASFGEATGGELLSGSVVISIDYFKRIVAGLIGIVGGRIDAYESLMQRARREAILRLKQEAQAAGYDAVINVRLETSRLASSRSDGKGTAGIEVLAFGTGVRTR; encoded by the coding sequence ATGGAGAACCTCATCGGCTTCCTCTTGCAGGTCGGGAGCTTCGTCGCCCTGCTGCTGATCGGCTGGCTGGTCGGCTCGGCCCAGGAGCGCCGGCACCTCCGGGAGCTGAACGTGGGCGAGGTGAGGCTGCGGCACCTGCCCGCCATCACCCTGAAGCGCCTGCCGGCCTCCTTCGGCGAGGCGACCGGGGGTGAGCTGCTCTCCGGGAGCGTCGTGATCTCGATCGACTACTTCAAGCGGATCGTCGCCGGGCTGATCGGGATCGTCGGTGGGCGGATCGACGCCTACGAGTCCCTGATGCAGCGGGCGCGCCGGGAGGCGATCCTGCGGCTGAAGCAGGAGGCGCAGGCGGCGGGCTACGACGCCGTGATCAACGTCCGCCTCGAGACCTCGCGCCTCGCCTCGTCCCGGTCCGATGGGAAGGGGACGGCGGGGATCGAGGTGCTGGCCTTCGGGACCGGGGTCCGCACCCGGTAG